Proteins encoded by one window of Streptomyces sp. ALI-76-A:
- a CDS encoding NCS2 family permease encodes MSETEKTADRPSAPPPGANAVDRFFRISERGSTVGREIRGGFATFFTMAYILVLNPLILGSAKDKFGHQLDAVQLTTATALVAAVMTVIMGIGGNLPLALAAGLGLNAVVAFQIAPLMSWDDAMGLIVIEGLLICVLVVTGLREAVMRAIPHQLKQAISVGIGLFIAFIGFVDAGFVTRIPDVANTTVPVQLGGTGSLTGWPILVFCLGVLLTIGLLARKVKGAILISIVAMTFLAMIINSAADVKTWGLTTPAWPDKIVDTPDFGLIGHFSLFGAFGAPGVGVITVVLLIFTLILSDFFDTMGTVVGVSAEAGLLDEEGKVPHLGRVLLIDGAAAVAGGAASSSSATSYIESAAGVGEGSRTGFSNVVTGGLFALALFLTPLLTIVPLQAAAPALVAVGFLMMTQVKHIDWDRYEIAIPAFLTIAVMPFTYSITNGIGAGFLAYVLIKAVLGKAKEVHWLLWGTAALFLVYFAIDPIEQVLGVK; translated from the coding sequence ATGTCCGAGACCGAGAAGACGGCCGACCGGCCAAGTGCCCCGCCACCGGGGGCGAACGCCGTCGACCGGTTCTTCCGGATCTCCGAGCGGGGATCCACCGTCGGCCGGGAGATACGGGGCGGCTTCGCCACCTTCTTCACGATGGCCTACATCCTTGTCCTGAATCCGCTCATCCTCGGCAGCGCGAAGGACAAGTTCGGCCACCAGCTGGATGCGGTCCAACTGACCACGGCCACCGCCCTGGTGGCCGCGGTGATGACGGTCATCATGGGCATCGGGGGCAATCTGCCCCTCGCGCTCGCCGCCGGCCTCGGCCTCAACGCGGTCGTCGCCTTCCAGATCGCCCCGCTGATGAGCTGGGACGACGCGATGGGCCTCATCGTCATCGAGGGCCTGCTGATCTGTGTCCTGGTGGTCACCGGACTGCGCGAAGCCGTGATGCGGGCCATCCCGCACCAGCTCAAGCAGGCGATCAGCGTCGGCATCGGCCTGTTCATCGCCTTCATCGGCTTCGTCGACGCCGGGTTCGTCACCCGCATCCCCGACGTGGCGAACACCACCGTCCCGGTCCAGCTCGGCGGCACCGGCAGCCTCACCGGGTGGCCCATCCTCGTGTTCTGCCTCGGCGTGCTGCTGACGATCGGACTGCTCGCCCGCAAGGTCAAGGGCGCCATCCTGATCTCCATCGTGGCCATGACGTTCCTCGCGATGATCATCAACTCCGCCGCCGACGTGAAGACCTGGGGCCTGACCACCCCCGCGTGGCCCGACAAGATCGTCGATACGCCCGATTTCGGACTGATCGGTCACTTCAGCCTGTTCGGCGCCTTCGGTGCGCCCGGTGTCGGCGTCATCACCGTGGTCCTGCTGATCTTCACGCTGATCCTGTCCGACTTCTTCGACACCATGGGCACGGTCGTCGGCGTCAGCGCCGAGGCGGGTCTCCTCGACGAGGAGGGCAAGGTCCCCCACCTCGGCCGGGTCCTGCTCATCGACGGCGCCGCCGCGGTCGCGGGCGGCGCGGCCTCGTCCTCCTCCGCCACCTCCTACATCGAGTCGGCGGCCGGTGTCGGTGAGGGCTCGCGCACCGGCTTCTCCAACGTGGTCACCGGCGGCCTGTTCGCCCTGGCCCTGTTCCTGACCCCGCTGCTCACCATCGTCCCGCTCCAGGCGGCGGCCCCCGCCCTGGTCGCCGTCGGCTTCCTGATGATGACCCAGGTCAAGCACATCGACTGGGACCGGTACGAGATCGCCATCCCGGCGTTCCTGACCATCGCCGTGATGCCGTTCACGTACTCCATCACCAACGGCATCGGCGCCGGCTTCCTCGCCTACGTGCTGATCAAGGCCGTCCTCGGCAAGGCCAAGGAGGTCCACTGGCTGCTGTGGGGGACGGCCGCCCTGTTCCTGGTGTACTTCGCCATCGACCCGATCGAGCAGGTCCTGGGCGTCAAGTGA
- a CDS encoding SigE family RNA polymerase sigma factor, producing the protein MGTVVDDAASVEFHAFFERHYAELSRLAHLLTGEADAADDLAADALLALWHRWDRVRAADHPAAYARGVVANLARTRIRSAVRERRRVALFWSQREERTENPDVAGVIDVQEALRRLPFRKRACVVLRHAFDLSEKDTALALGVSVGTVKSQTSKGMAELQRLLGTQAAAPQKVHAAMARTGDAGGRDR; encoded by the coding sequence GTGGGCACAGTCGTCGACGACGCCGCCTCCGTGGAGTTCCACGCCTTCTTCGAGCGCCACTACGCCGAACTGTCCCGCCTGGCCCATCTGCTGACCGGTGAGGCGGACGCCGCCGACGACCTGGCCGCGGACGCGCTGCTGGCGCTGTGGCACCGGTGGGACCGGGTCCGCGCGGCCGACCACCCGGCGGCGTACGCGCGCGGAGTGGTCGCGAACCTGGCCCGCACCCGGATCCGCAGCGCGGTCCGCGAGCGGCGGCGGGTCGCGCTGTTCTGGTCCCAGCGCGAGGAGAGAACAGAGAACCCGGACGTGGCCGGTGTGATCGACGTGCAGGAGGCGTTGCGTAGACTCCCGTTCCGCAAACGCGCCTGTGTGGTGCTGCGGCACGCCTTCGACCTCTCGGAGAAGGACACCGCGCTCGCCCTCGGCGTCTCGGTCGGTACGGTGAAGAGCCAGACCTCCAAGGGAATGGCCGAATTACAACGGCTGCTGGGCACACAGGCGGCTGCTCCGCAGAAGGTGCACGCGGCGATGGCGCGTACCGGTGACGCCGGAGGAAGGGACCGATGA
- a CDS encoding pectate lyase, with the protein MTARAEQRVRHRRRVTARRAVIAGAAAFGITGAAVLTTTLLSSAGAASTWPAAKGTKSVSSTIKVSGTYDGKLTRFQGAGALGGSGQEEGQDPVFELADGAVLKNVIIGTPAADGVHCKGSCTLENVWWLDVGEDAASFKGTSSSAVYRVVGGGAKNGADKVLQFNGAGKLTVTGFQVHNSGKLVRTCGNCKKQYKRTVVLSDIDVTAPLKAIVGVNANYGDTATLSRIRIHGDPEKKTKTCVRFQGNNTGKEPKELGTGPDGTTCKFKSSDITYG; encoded by the coding sequence ATGACTGCACGAGCTGAACAGCGCGTCCGCCACCGTCGCCGGGTCACCGCACGGCGAGCGGTGATCGCCGGAGCCGCCGCTTTCGGCATCACCGGAGCGGCGGTCCTCACCACGACGCTGCTGTCCTCCGCGGGCGCCGCCTCCACCTGGCCGGCCGCCAAGGGCACCAAGTCCGTGTCGTCCACGATCAAGGTGTCCGGCACCTACGACGGCAAGCTCACGAGGTTCCAGGGCGCCGGCGCCCTGGGCGGCAGCGGCCAGGAGGAGGGCCAGGACCCGGTCTTCGAGCTGGCCGACGGGGCGGTCCTGAAGAACGTGATCATCGGCACCCCGGCTGCGGACGGCGTCCACTGCAAGGGCAGCTGCACCCTGGAGAACGTGTGGTGGCTGGACGTCGGCGAGGACGCGGCCAGCTTCAAGGGCACGTCGTCGTCGGCCGTGTACCGGGTCGTCGGCGGCGGCGCGAAGAACGGCGCCGACAAGGTGCTCCAGTTCAACGGCGCCGGCAAGCTGACCGTGACCGGCTTCCAGGTGCACAACTCGGGCAAGCTGGTCCGCACCTGCGGCAACTGCAAGAAGCAGTACAAGCGCACGGTCGTGCTGAGCGACATCGACGTGACCGCGCCGCTGAAGGCGATCGTCGGCGTCAACGCCAACTACGGGGACACGGCCACGCTGTCGCGGATCCGGATCCACGGCGACCCCGAGAAGAAGACCAAGACGTGTGTCCGCTTCCAGGGCAACAACACCGGCAAGGAGCCCAAGGAACTCGGCACCGGCCCCGACGGCACGACCTGCAAGTTCAAGAGCTCGGACATCACGTACGGCTGA
- a CDS encoding right-handed parallel beta-helix repeat-containing protein — MRHSTGRHRRTRTFSIAAAVAVAAGAGGVYLGLTEGGAEAASTTVTVSSTAQLESAVRNAVAGTVIQVRGGTYTPAATLESTANGTRSARITLRAYGTEKVRIDGSRLPDGSWLAAIHGDHWTVRDLTFQNSPAQGLVVTSSVGGVFENLVTADNGDSGFTLRGDGTVGNLVRNLDSHGNYDPAGHGRNADGIAVKFGSGTGNRITGARLYGNSDDGLDLWQFSSPVTVEHTWAFGNGENRWGDPAFDGNGNGFKLGGGGVTVPHVVNHNAAWANTRHGFTENSNPGAIVLNRNTAYANTGAGFSFATGKARLARNLSVGNKGGLSRLGSSTVSAANNWDGGVRAPAFRSTDATSASGPRRRDGALPATTFLTTGSTAIGTTMT; from the coding sequence GTGCGTCACAGCACCGGCCGCCACCGCAGGACACGGACCTTCTCGATCGCCGCGGCGGTGGCCGTCGCCGCGGGCGCGGGCGGTGTGTACCTCGGCCTCACCGAAGGGGGAGCCGAGGCCGCCTCGACGACGGTCACCGTGTCCAGCACCGCGCAGCTGGAGTCGGCGGTGAGGAACGCGGTCGCCGGCACCGTCATCCAGGTGCGCGGCGGCACGTACACGCCGGCGGCGACTCTCGAGTCCACGGCGAACGGCACCCGTTCGGCACGGATCACGCTGCGCGCGTACGGCACCGAGAAGGTGCGGATCGACGGCTCCCGGCTGCCCGACGGCTCCTGGCTGGCCGCGATCCACGGCGACCACTGGACCGTGCGGGACCTCACCTTCCAGAACTCCCCGGCCCAGGGCCTGGTCGTCACGTCCTCGGTGGGCGGGGTCTTCGAGAACCTGGTCACCGCGGACAACGGCGACTCCGGTTTCACGCTGCGCGGTGACGGCACGGTCGGCAACCTCGTGCGGAACCTGGACAGTCACGGCAACTACGACCCGGCCGGGCACGGGCGGAACGCCGACGGGATCGCCGTGAAGTTCGGCTCCGGCACGGGCAACCGGATCACCGGCGCGCGGCTGTACGGCAACTCCGACGACGGTCTCGACCTGTGGCAGTTCTCCTCGCCGGTCACCGTCGAGCACACCTGGGCCTTCGGCAACGGCGAGAACCGCTGGGGCGACCCCGCGTTCGACGGCAACGGGAACGGGTTCAAGCTGGGCGGGGGCGGGGTCACCGTCCCCCACGTCGTCAACCACAACGCGGCGTGGGCCAACACGCGGCACGGGTTCACCGAGAACTCCAACCCGGGGGCGATCGTGCTGAACCGCAACACCGCGTACGCCAACACGGGCGCGGGGTTCTCCTTCGCCACGGGCAAGGCGCGGCTCGCGCGGAACCTCTCGGTGGGCAACAAGGGGGGCCTGTCCAGGCTGGGTTCGTCCACCGTCTCCGCGGCCAACAACTGGGACGGCGGGGTGCGCGCGCCGGCGTTCAGGTCGACGGACGCCACCAGCGCGTCCGGACCCCGCAGGCGGGACGGCGCGTTGCCGGCCACCACGTTCCTCACGACCGGGTCGACGGCCATCGGCACGACGATGACCTAG
- a CDS encoding family 43 glycosylhydrolase — protein sequence MRPPRRRTARTLPAPVQAVLLALLCSLLATPPSTAQSGVPSVQQPRYAGYLFAYFTGEGTADGEQIRYALSRGNDPLHWRELNAGKPVLTSTIGEKGLRDPFVIRSPEGDRFYLIATDLRMYRNSSGSWDEVQRHGSKSVMVWESTDLVHWTDQRLVRVSPDSAGNTWAPEAYWDDSLGAYVVFWASKLYADDDPGHTGSTYNKMLYATTKDFRTFSEPKVWHDPGHSVIDSTVVKHKGTYYRYTKDERDPSSSTPCSKFITGEKSTSLTDTSYDLVSDCVGRGAIDRGEGPTVFKSNTGNKWYLFIDEYGGRGYVPFETTDLDSGKWTMSTDYQLPASPRHGTVLPVTQREYDRLLAAYPATPTSVMDATAEGQKGYAVVTETASKVVLPMEPGAEPRGLAPKLWVGEGSTLSPRSGTRRDFRTPQRYTVTAADGTTRTWTVEAVRTRSPILPGLTADPDVHHLNGEYWIYPTTDGHRGWSGTSFRAYSSKDLVHWKDHGQILDLGPDVTWADTYAWAPAIAERDGRYYFYFCAEQQIGVAVADSPAGPFRDALGKPLVAKGQFSGQMIDPAVFTDDDGRSYLYWGNGHGYVAPLDDDMVSFDASRVRDITPDDFREGSFVIKRNGTYYFMWSEDDTRSENYHVAYATGPSPLGPWTKKGTILSKRPEYGILGTGHHSVVNAPGTDDWYVVYHRFALNGPGRPGGDGTHRETTVDRLEFAADGSIEPVVPTLESVAPVRSR from the coding sequence ATGCGACCCCCCAGACGCCGCACCGCCCGCACACTCCCGGCCCCCGTGCAGGCCGTCCTCCTCGCCCTCCTCTGCTCCCTCCTCGCGACACCCCCGAGCACCGCCCAGTCAGGAGTCCCCTCCGTGCAGCAGCCCAGGTACGCCGGGTATCTCTTCGCCTACTTCACCGGCGAGGGAACCGCCGACGGCGAACAGATCCGCTACGCCCTCAGCCGCGGCAACGACCCGCTGCACTGGCGCGAACTGAACGCGGGCAAGCCGGTGCTGACGTCCACCATCGGGGAGAAGGGGCTGCGGGACCCGTTCGTGATCCGCTCCCCCGAGGGCGACAGGTTCTACCTGATCGCCACCGACCTGCGCATGTACCGCAACAGCAGCGGCAGCTGGGACGAGGTGCAGCGGCACGGCAGCAAGTCGGTGATGGTGTGGGAGTCCACCGACCTGGTCCACTGGACCGACCAGCGGCTGGTGAGGGTCTCCCCGGACAGCGCGGGCAACACCTGGGCACCGGAGGCCTACTGGGACGACTCCCTGGGCGCGTACGTCGTCTTCTGGGCGTCGAAGCTGTACGCCGACGACGACCCCGGCCACACCGGATCGACGTACAACAAGATGCTGTACGCGACCACGAAGGACTTCCGCACCTTCAGTGAGCCGAAGGTCTGGCACGACCCGGGTCACTCGGTCATCGACTCGACCGTGGTGAAGCACAAGGGCACCTACTACCGCTACACCAAGGACGAACGCGACCCGTCCTCCAGCACCCCCTGCTCGAAGTTCATCACCGGGGAGAAGTCGACGAGCCTGACCGACACCTCGTACGACCTCGTCTCCGACTGCGTCGGCAGGGGCGCGATCGACCGCGGCGAGGGGCCGACGGTCTTCAAGTCCAACACCGGGAACAAGTGGTACCTGTTCATCGACGAGTACGGCGGTCGCGGCTACGTCCCCTTCGAGACCACCGACCTCGACTCGGGGAAGTGGACGATGTCCACGGACTACCAGCTGCCCGCCAGCCCGCGCCACGGCACGGTGCTGCCGGTGACCCAGCGGGAGTACGACCGGCTGCTGGCCGCCTACCCGGCCACTCCCACGTCCGTCATGGACGCGACGGCCGAGGGGCAGAAGGGGTACGCGGTCGTCACCGAGACGGCGTCGAAGGTCGTGCTGCCGATGGAGCCCGGCGCGGAGCCGCGCGGCCTCGCTCCGAAGCTGTGGGTGGGCGAGGGGTCCACGCTGAGCCCGAGGTCCGGTACCCGCCGGGACTTCCGCACGCCGCAGCGGTACACCGTGACAGCCGCCGACGGCACGACCCGCACCTGGACGGTCGAGGCGGTCCGCACCCGCAGCCCGATCCTCCCCGGCCTCACCGCCGACCCGGACGTGCACCATCTGAACGGCGAGTACTGGATCTATCCGACGACCGACGGCCACCGGGGCTGGAGCGGGACCAGCTTCCGGGCCTACTCGTCGAAGGACCTGGTCCACTGGAAGGACCACGGGCAGATCCTGGACCTCGGCCCGGACGTGACGTGGGCGGACACCTACGCCTGGGCGCCGGCGATCGCCGAGCGCGACGGCAGGTACTACTTCTACTTCTGCGCCGAGCAGCAGATCGGTGTGGCGGTGGCGGACTCCCCGGCCGGCCCGTTCCGGGACGCACTCGGCAAACCCCTGGTGGCGAAGGGCCAGTTCAGCGGCCAGATGATCGACCCGGCCGTCTTCACGGACGACGACGGCAGGTCGTACCTCTACTGGGGCAACGGGCACGGGTACGTGGCGCCGCTCGACGACGACATGGTGTCCTTCGACGCCTCGCGGGTGCGGGACATCACCCCGGACGACTTCCGCGAGGGGTCCTTCGTGATCAAGCGGAACGGCACGTACTACTTCATGTGGTCCGAGGACGACACCCGCAGCGAGAACTACCACGTCGCCTACGCGACCGGCCCGTCCCCGCTGGGCCCGTGGACCAAGAAGGGGACGATCCTGTCCAAGCGTCCCGAGTACGGCATCCTCGGCACCGGCCACCACTCGGTGGTGAACGCGCCCGGCACCGACGACTGGTACGTCGTCTACCACCGGTTCGCCCTGAACGGCCCCGGCCGGCCGGGCGGGGACGGCACGCACCGCGAGACCACCGTCGACCGCCTGGAGTTCGCGGCCGACGGCTCGATCGAGCCGGTGGTGCCGACGCTGGAGTCGGTCGCACCGGTGCGGTCCCGCTGA
- a CDS encoding chondroitinase-B domain-containing protein, whose translation MSRRTARTALAAVTLGAGLAVLPTQAQAATVVVSTSADLANAVKNATPGTVIQVRGGTYYPTAVLQSTADGTSSTPVTLTAYGSETVRIDGSSLPSGSWIFKLTADYWNVSNITFQNSPDSAVVCQSCTGTTWNNIRTVNGGDSGFTLTGAGTVGNTVRNIDSYGHYDAATHGENADGIAVKFGSGTGNLITGARLHNNSDDGLDFWSFSSPVTVEHTWAMGNGKNRWGDSAFAGDGNGYKLGGDGEVVAHVINNSAAWDNAGNGFTENSNKGAISLNRTTAYANAKWGYYFATGTARLGKNLAVGNGGGTASRSSSVVSSGNNWDSGVSTPAFRSTDASSTYNARGASGALPATTFLTTGSTTIGATMN comes from the coding sequence ATGTCTCGTCGTACCGCTCGCACGGCCCTCGCGGCCGTGACCCTCGGCGCCGGCCTCGCCGTACTCCCCACCCAGGCCCAGGCCGCGACGGTGGTCGTCAGCACCTCGGCCGATCTGGCCAACGCCGTCAAGAACGCCACACCCGGTACCGTCATCCAGGTCCGCGGCGGCACCTACTACCCGACCGCCGTCCTCCAGTCCACGGCCGACGGCACCTCCTCGACGCCCGTCACGCTGACCGCGTACGGCTCGGAGACGGTGAGGATCGACGGTTCGTCCCTGCCCTCCGGCTCCTGGATCTTCAAGCTGACCGCCGACTACTGGAACGTCTCGAACATCACCTTCCAGAACTCCCCGGACAGCGCGGTCGTCTGCCAGTCCTGCACCGGCACCACCTGGAACAACATCAGGACCGTCAACGGCGGCGACTCCGGCTTCACGCTCACCGGAGCGGGCACGGTCGGCAACACCGTGAGGAACATCGACAGTTACGGCCACTACGACGCCGCCACGCACGGTGAGAACGCCGACGGGATCGCCGTGAAGTTCGGCTCCGGCACCGGCAACCTGATCACCGGCGCCCGGCTTCACAACAACTCCGACGACGGCCTGGACTTCTGGTCCTTCTCCTCGCCGGTCACCGTCGAGCACACCTGGGCCATGGGCAACGGCAAGAACCGCTGGGGGGACTCGGCGTTCGCGGGCGACGGCAACGGCTACAAGCTGGGTGGCGACGGCGAGGTCGTCGCCCATGTCATCAACAACTCGGCCGCCTGGGACAACGCGGGCAACGGCTTCACCGAGAACTCCAACAAGGGCGCGATCTCCCTCAACCGCACCACCGCCTACGCCAACGCGAAGTGGGGGTACTACTTCGCCACCGGTACGGCCCGCCTGGGCAAGAACCTGGCCGTCGGCAACGGCGGCGGCACGGCGAGCCGGAGTTCCTCGGTGGTGTCGTCGGGCAACAACTGGGACAGCGGCGTGAGCACGCCCGCCTTCAGGTCGACGGACGCGAGCAGCACGTACAACGCCCGCGGTGCGAGCGGCGCCCTGCCCGCGACCACGTTCCTGACCACGGGCAGCACGACCATCGGCGCGACGATGAACTGA
- a CDS encoding dienelactone hydrolase family protein, whose amino-acid sequence MDSHESLGRRTFVAGAAAAAFLGASPGTAEAAAPVGGNLPGFHPALKDQLHFPLAWGTSPIRDFRAWRRAARAVVEDHLIVGRQDRTPYAPEFTAGPQGDGYTRQMVTVSLTGYERVRGALLTPHGPGPFPAVLLLHDHGARFDIGKEKLVRPWDDETRLASAQAWADTYFSGRFVGDELARRGYVVLCLDAFGWGDRGPLTYDQQQALASNFFNLGSSLAGLMAREDVRAAAFLAGLDRVDAHRVAAVGFSMGAYRAWQTAALSDDIAAAASVCWMTGLREMMVPGNNTLRGQSSYYMLHPGLPRFLDFPDVAGIAAPRPMLFFSGALDTLFPGDGVRVAHDKLRAVWRSRHAEERLHLRTWPDLGHVFVDRMQDEVLTWLDRVL is encoded by the coding sequence ATGGACAGCCATGAGTCGTTGGGGCGCCGGACCTTCGTCGCGGGAGCCGCGGCGGCCGCCTTCCTCGGAGCGTCCCCCGGGACCGCCGAGGCCGCCGCTCCGGTGGGCGGCAACCTGCCCGGCTTCCACCCGGCGCTCAAGGACCAGCTGCACTTCCCGCTCGCCTGGGGCACGTCACCGATCCGCGACTTCCGGGCGTGGCGCCGCGCCGCCCGGGCCGTGGTCGAGGACCACCTCATCGTGGGACGCCAGGACAGGACGCCGTACGCGCCCGAGTTCACCGCCGGCCCTCAGGGCGACGGATACACACGGCAGATGGTGACCGTGTCGCTCACCGGGTACGAACGCGTCCGAGGGGCCCTGCTCACCCCGCACGGTCCCGGCCCGTTCCCGGCCGTCCTGCTGCTGCACGACCACGGCGCCAGGTTCGACATCGGCAAGGAGAAACTCGTCCGCCCCTGGGACGACGAGACGCGGCTCGCCTCCGCGCAGGCGTGGGCGGACACGTACTTCAGCGGACGCTTCGTCGGCGACGAACTGGCCCGGCGCGGCTACGTCGTCCTGTGCCTGGACGCGTTCGGCTGGGGCGACCGGGGCCCCCTCACCTACGACCAGCAGCAGGCCCTGGCCTCCAACTTCTTCAACCTCGGCTCCTCCCTCGCCGGGCTCATGGCCCGCGAGGACGTCCGCGCCGCCGCCTTCCTGGCCGGCCTGGACCGCGTGGACGCCCACCGGGTCGCGGCCGTCGGCTTCTCCATGGGCGCCTACCGCGCCTGGCAGACGGCGGCCCTCAGCGACGACATCGCCGCCGCGGCGAGCGTGTGCTGGATGACCGGGCTGAGGGAAATGATGGTGCCGGGCAACAACACGCTGCGCGGGCAGTCGTCGTACTACATGCTGCACCCCGGGCTGCCCCGGTTCCTCGACTTCCCCGACGTGGCGGGCATCGCCGCACCCAGACCGATGCTCTTCTTCAGCGGCGCCCTGGACACCCTCTTCCCCGGCGACGGCGTACGGGTGGCCCACGACAAGCTGCGCGCCGTCTGGCGTTCACGCCACGCCGAGGAGCGGTTGCACCTCAGGACCTGGCCCGACCTCGGCCATGTCTTCGTCGACCGCATGCAGGACGAGGTCCTCACCTGGCTGGACCGCGTCCTGTAG
- a CDS encoding pectate lyase encodes MRRAAVLLTCLCLGLLGAPSPAAAAERAPVGWAATGTGTTGGAGGTAWTVHTRAELKEALANRGDPTAPKVIRVVGDIDGHEADDGSLLGEQDYAPGYDLAKYLSCFGEDGATWSDTRFAYCGPQRRLRQTGSNNEKAQIQLTVPSNTTLVGVGGDARLLGVFLTVNTGTNIIVRNLRLEAPVDHFTTWSPGDGTQGSWNARFDAMTVITGKHIWVDHCTFTDGRFPDRAAPLGFHGERVQRHDGLLDIEDGSDFVTVSDSRFTDHDKAILIGSGDGRGDRDRGHLKVTLVRNLFTDIAQRGPRVRFGQVHVVNNVYRGRASDTRYALGAGLESAIFSERNVFRYRDGGPALAVADYGGDRFRDTGSWFNGRPARLNAVASGLGLTSEVGWDPAEVYPYRALTSPAAVERHVLHHAGTGRPYGQP; translated from the coding sequence GTGCGTAGGGCCGCCGTACTGCTGACGTGCCTGTGCCTGGGGCTGCTGGGGGCGCCGTCCCCGGCCGCCGCCGCCGAGCGCGCGCCCGTCGGCTGGGCCGCCACCGGCACCGGCACCACGGGCGGCGCGGGCGGCACGGCCTGGACGGTGCACACGCGCGCCGAACTGAAGGAGGCCCTCGCCAACCGGGGTGACCCCACCGCCCCCAAGGTGATCCGGGTCGTGGGCGACATCGACGGCCACGAGGCGGACGACGGTTCCCTGCTCGGCGAGCAGGACTACGCGCCCGGGTACGACCTGGCGAAGTACCTGTCCTGCTTCGGCGAGGACGGCGCCACCTGGTCCGACACCCGCTTCGCGTACTGCGGGCCGCAGCGCCGGCTCCGCCAGACGGGCTCGAACAACGAGAAGGCGCAGATCCAGCTGACCGTGCCGAGCAACACCACCCTGGTCGGGGTGGGCGGCGACGCCCGTCTCCTCGGGGTCTTCCTGACCGTCAACACCGGCACGAACATCATCGTGCGCAACCTCCGTCTGGAAGCTCCCGTCGACCACTTCACCACCTGGTCGCCGGGCGACGGCACGCAGGGCAGCTGGAACGCCCGCTTCGACGCCATGACCGTGATCACCGGCAAGCACATCTGGGTCGACCACTGCACGTTCACCGACGGCCGGTTCCCGGACCGTGCGGCGCCCCTCGGCTTCCACGGGGAGCGCGTCCAGCGGCACGACGGGCTGCTGGACATCGAGGACGGCTCCGACTTCGTCACCGTCTCCGACAGCCGGTTCACCGACCACGACAAGGCGATCCTCATCGGATCGGGGGACGGGCGCGGCGACCGGGACCGGGGACACCTGAAGGTCACCCTCGTCCGCAACCTCTTCACGGACATCGCGCAGCGCGGCCCCCGCGTCCGCTTCGGGCAGGTGCACGTCGTCAACAACGTCTACCGGGGCCGGGCGAGCGACACCCGGTACGCGCTCGGTGCCGGTCTGGAGTCCGCGATCTTCTCCGAGCGCAACGTGTTCCGCTACCGCGACGGCGGCCCCGCGCTCGCGGTCGCGGACTACGGCGGCGACCGCTTCCGGGACACCGGCTCCTGGTTCAACGGCCGCCCCGCCCGCCTGAACGCCGTGGCGAGCGGCCTCGGCCTCACCAGCGAGGTCGGCTGGGATCCCGCCGAGGTCTACCCCTACCGGGCGCTCACGTCTCCGGCGGCGGTCGAGCGCCATGTCCTGCACCACGCCGGAACCGGGAGGCCGTATGGACAGCCATGA
- a CDS encoding pectinesterase family protein — protein sequence MRRRTLLTGVAGGLVAAGAGPALAAGRRVLHVRPGDSVQAAVDAVSGPGRTVVVHPGTYREVVKVPASAAGLTLRGATGDPRDVVIVYDNANGTSRPDGSGTYGTAGSATFTSAAPGLTVRDLTLANDWLRADHPEITGTQAVAAYTYGDRTHFENVRLLAHQDTLFVETTALDVFGRQYFHRCHIEGDVDFVFGRATAVFEECHFRTLPRDVDFTPKGMVFAPSTARANPHGILAVRCRITSGAEDGAYKLARPWVPTYETTAWPSLVVRDTLIGPGIDAVAPYTDMRAAYPWQSMRFREYRNSGPGAAVPVPENRPRLTSAEARTHTKRTYLGDWRPRA from the coding sequence ATGCGCAGGCGCACCCTGCTGACCGGAGTCGCGGGCGGACTCGTGGCTGCCGGTGCCGGTCCGGCCCTCGCCGCCGGCCGCCGCGTCCTGCACGTGCGTCCCGGTGACTCCGTGCAGGCGGCCGTGGACGCGGTGTCCGGCCCCGGCCGGACGGTCGTCGTGCACCCGGGGACCTACCGGGAGGTCGTCAAGGTCCCCGCCTCCGCCGCCGGGCTGACCCTGCGGGGGGCCACCGGGGACCCGCGTGACGTCGTCATCGTGTACGACAACGCCAACGGCACCTCGAGGCCCGACGGTTCGGGCACGTACGGCACGGCGGGGTCGGCCACCTTCACCTCGGCCGCGCCCGGCCTCACCGTCCGCGACCTCACCCTCGCCAACGACTGGCTGCGCGCCGACCACCCCGAGATCACCGGCACCCAGGCGGTGGCCGCGTACACCTACGGGGACCGCACCCACTTCGAGAACGTGCGACTGCTGGCCCACCAGGACACCCTCTTCGTCGAGACGACCGCGCTGGACGTCTTCGGCCGGCAGTACTTCCACCGCTGCCACATCGAGGGCGACGTCGACTTCGTCTTCGGCCGGGCGACCGCCGTCTTCGAGGAATGCCACTTCCGCACGCTGCCACGGGACGTGGACTTCACCCCCAAGGGCATGGTCTTCGCCCCGTCCACGGCCCGCGCCAACCCGCACGGCATCCTGGCCGTCCGCTGCCGGATCACCTCCGGCGCCGAGGACGGGGCGTACAAGCTGGCCCGGCCCTGGGTGCCGACGTACGAGACGACCGCCTGGCCGTCCCTCGTGGTGCGGGACACCCTGATCGGTCCCGGGATCGACGCGGTGGCGCCGTACACCGACATGCGGGCGGCGTACCCCTGGCAGAGCATGCGGTTCCGGGAGTACCGCAACTCGGGGCCGGGCGCCGCGGTCCCGGTGCCGGAGAACCGGCCGCGACTGACGTCCGCGGAGGCCCGGACGCACACGAAGCGGACCTACCTCGGCGACTGGCGGCCCCGTGCGTAG